From a single Miscanthus floridulus cultivar M001 chromosome 8, ASM1932011v1, whole genome shotgun sequence genomic region:
- the LOC136475831 gene encoding zinc finger protein CONSTANS-LIKE 3-like, with product MEALVGRYWGVGGRRCGACGGSPAAVHCRTCPGSGAYLCAGCDVGHARAGHDRVWVCEVCERAPAAVTCRADAAALCTACDADIHDANPLARRHERVPVQPIGAAAPAAEEKDDDGKLDFLFADVMDPFFGQDFADGRFPHADSVVPNNGSGVGAVDLNFGGGVAAAAKPSYSSYTAASLGHSGSSSEVGLVPDVMCGRAGSVTGGFIELDFAQSKAAYLPYAATPTHSVSSLDVGAVPERSDGVMAGMVATTPAAATESREARLMRYREKRKNRRFEKTIRYASRKAYAESRPRIKGRFAKRADDNDADADADFDAAAAAPAPARSSQQQPSYPYVLDFAAGYGVVPTF from the exons ATGGAGGCCCTGGTGGGGAGGTACTGGGGTGTCGGGGGACGGCGGTGCGGGGCGTGCGGcggctcgccggcggcggtgcACTGCCGGACGTGCCCGGGCAGCGGCGCGTACCTGTGCGCGGGGTGCGACGTGGGCCACGCGCGGGCGGGGCACGACAGGGTGTGGGTCTGCGAGGTGTGCGAGCGCGCGCCGGCCGCCGTCACGTGCCGCGCCGACGCGGCCGCGCTCTGCACCGCGTGTGACGCCGACATCCACGACGCCAACCCGCTGGCGCGCCGCCACGAGCGCGTGCCCGTGCAGCCCATCGGCGCGGCCGCTCCCGCCGCGGAAGAGAAGGACGACGACGGTAAGCTGGACTTCCTGTTCGCGGACGTCATGGACCCGTTCTTCGGCCAAGACTTCGCTGATGGCAGGTTCCCGCACGCCGACAGCGTTGTGCCTAACAACGGATCCGGCGTCGGCGCTGTGGACCTTAACTTTGGTGGTGGCGTCGCCGCCGCTGCCAAGCCGTCCTACAGCTCCTACACGGCGGCGTCGCTCGGGCACAGC GGCTCGTCGTCGGAGGTCGGCCTGGTCCCAGACGTGATGTGCGGCCGCGCCGGTAGCGTGACCGGCGGCTTCATCGAGCTCGACTTCGCGCAGTCGAAGGCCGCCTACCTGCCTTACGCTGCAACTCCTACCCACAGT GTGTCGTCTTTGGACGTGGGTGCGGTGCCGGAGCGCAGTGACGGGGTCATGGCGGGCATGGTCGCGACGACGCCGGCGGCGGCCACGGAGAGCAGGGAGGCGCGGCTGATGCGGTACCGTGAGAAACGGAAGAACCGGCGGTTCGAGAAGACGATCCGCTACGCGTCCCGGAAGGCCTACGCGGAGTCGCGCCCGCGCATCAAGGGCCGCTTCGCGAAGCGCGCGGACGAcaacgacgccgacgccgacgccgacttCGACGCGGCtgccgcggcgccggcgccggcgcggtcGTCGCAGCAGCAGCCATCCTACCCCTACGTGCTCGACTTCGCCGCCGGCTACGGCGTCGTGCCCACATTCTGA